The Cryptomeria japonica chromosome 9, Sugi_1.0, whole genome shotgun sequence DNA segment AATACCcacaataatcaatgcataacagtAAAAAATGAAGGGAGCTCCAAAAGGAATTAAATGCTCCTCAAGGTTTTGCAAATATAAAGCAAACCAAGAAAGTCCGAGTTGTGGGGTCATGCACATTGACTCAACATTAAACAGTTGATGCTTTAAAGTaatatatgaaattttttattagAATGAATGTAGTTTCTGGATTCAGTTGTGTTCAATATTTTTGcttcaatgtttcggatcacactccgtgtCCGTGATCCACCATCAAGACGAAGAGTGTCAAAAGAATCACATAAGATGTAAAGTGGCAGACCTGGACCAAATAAAagaagggggatagagagaggaagTAGGCATAAGAGACGAAAGACCAAGATGGTCAATGATACAAAGGAAAGCAAAGAGAAGGCCAACAAATAAGACATAAACAAACAGGATAAAAACAAAAGAATAACAAAAGAATATTTTTTTTTCTGTTATTCTTTTGTTTTTATCCTGTTTATTTTTCTGTCTTATTTGTTGGCTAACTCTTTGCTTTCCTTTGAATCATTGACCATCTTGGTCTTTCGTCTCTTGTGCCTACTTcctttctctctttccttctttttaTTTGGACATCTTCATCTCATCTGATTCTTTTGGCTAACTTCATCcagatgatggatcatggagtgtgatccgaaacattgatacaAAAGTATTGAACACAACTGAATCCAGAAATTACATTTGCTTTTTATGATAGATTTTGGAAATCTCTTAACATTGATTCTTATTAGAATTAAGGCACCAAAAACAGTCTTAATATGAGTATCCAAATGCTTTAATGAATACAATGATTTATGTGCTCGCTGTTTTTGTTGGTGCGTACTAGGCTCACAGTGAGAAATCATTTGGGATAGCTATTTCTAATTGCACAGTTACACTaggtgcaaaacatttaaaatagaTTGTAATGATCCCACATAAAAAGACTGGAAATTTAGTTTAGATTATTAGTGCTAAATGACACCAAAGTGCATTAAGAAATGCAACTGGGCTTACCAGAAATAGAGATTTAATGCCCAGAATGGTGAATAGCGCCTTGTCTTCACCATCATTACTTTTCAAATCCAATAAGATGTCTAGAAAATCCTTATCTCCAATGTTGCTTCCACTTCTGCCCTTCAATCTGTCATCTATCAATTTGTCAAACAAGTCAAATATCTTTGTAAAACATTCTGTCATCTTGGCCTTTATACCCTGGGGGTCTAGCCATTCCAAAAAAGGAAAGACATCTGCAATATTGGGTGTCCCTCCAAGCTCCATTATTCTCCAAATAATATCCTTAAACTCCCCTGCTCCTCCCGATGCACAGCACTCTGATTCAAACATATTTCTACTAAACATCATATTGCCAAATGCATTAATAGAAGCAAGAAACACAATCTGCCCAATATTCACACTCTTCCCTCTCTCTTCAAAAATAAGGCCAATCATACGAAACACCTGCTCTCTCCTCACAGATTTCATTGATTCCAATCTCTTTGAGCTCATAAGCTCTGTATTAAAGACCTTTCTGATTACATCCCAGCGATGGCCATACTGGCACCATATCATCGAATGCTCATCATAAGAAAGGCATTTGACTGCTTGTATGACTGTTCTGCCTGCAAAAATTCTGTCATTGTTCTTAAGAATTTCCTTTGCCATGGCAGGGGATGAAACTACAATGGCTGTTTTCATTCCGAGATGAAGTGTCATGAAAGGACCATATGCCTTAGCAAGAGCCATCAAAGATTCATGAGGCTTTTTTCCAAGTTGTAATAGATTTCCAACAAGGGGCCACCCTGGAGGCCCAGGAGGCAGCTTGAGGGCCTTCTTAGTCCTCACATATCTTAGCAAAACAACAACAAGAAAAGGAAGAAGCAACAATGGCAATGCAACCATACAATACCATAACAGTATCCATGGGCTTGATGAGATTGACTTCATGTTAGCAGAAGAGCTTTAGTGAGATTTAATGCGGCTGAGTAGAAAATAAATAGGTTGAGGCCAGTTGACATTTAAGAAAAGCTTAACACCTTTTTGTTATGCTCACTCGCAAAGATTCCTACATCCCTGGACTAGATTCTAGAAATGCTAATCCAGCTCACAATATGTGGATTGGATTGGTCCAACATACCTTTTTTGACCTGCTCAAGTTATTGAAAGTCAGATCTACTTTTATAATTTTTAGAATGCAATTGGATTCCTCATGGAAATTGGATTGAGCCTCACGCATCCAATCAAACAATGTTTGTTACAACTTTGAAGAAACACGACATGATGTAACTTAGATACCCATCCAAGTAatcaatatttattaaaattttcaaGAAACATGTGAGCCACCATCATGTGTCATAGTTTGTGTCAGAGTCAGCAATGCTCTCTACATCAAGTTCAACGAAATTTTCGTGCCCATTTTTCTAATCTTTGTACAATCATTCCGTGGAGTTTCAGTTGAAGTAGTTGTAATCTAAGAAAGATTCCACCTGCTTATATGATTATTTAGTTTTTCATTATATTACCACAGGCACACATCATGCCAGATTGCAAACCTCCTTGAGCTTTTTTATATCATATGTTTCTTCACAATTTTAATAAATCATGATTAATGGATGCTCAAGTTGTCATTCTGTGAAGCCCCACCCGTGAGGaataaattattatagaaaatctGTGACTTCTGATTGCTTGAGCAGGTGGAAAACAGCATATGTGACTTATCCAGATTATGAGTTGGACAAGTTGAATTCTACATGTGCACTCGAGGGATCTAGGGATCTTTGTGAATTTCCTATACGGAAAGgtgttgaatttttccttgtaacaGGCCTCAATATATTTATAGTCTACTAAACCTCCTACAATCCCATTAAAGCTTTTTTTGCAGCCATCATCTCAATCTCATTCTTATAGTTAATGTTATGGCATTTGTATCATTGCATTGACATTGTTACTACTTTTTCTTCTTGTTTTAAACCTTGAATATGATGCCAGGGCTAATAAGAAACATAAGATGTAAGCTTGCCAAAACATATGATTCTGTCACGACCCTTGTTTGGGGATGAAAAAAAATCATTCTAATTCCCTCCCTTACCAATTTGTGCAGGAAGAATTTTCATGCAGGCGGCTATAAGCCTTTCTTATGACAATCATTTCATGAGATGGTGATAGAGGAAAGCCCCAATACACCATTCAAAGCATCTAGTCTTTGATCCTGGTTGTtggataaatattatatattttccaTGTTCAATAATCAGGGGGGATTCAGTCTCAATGTATTTTTTAAAGAGAAAATTGAATGCTAGTTTGAATTTTTCTATTTCCATCCCTGTTTTAAAGCATTTGTGTCGCAATGTATAAACCTACTTTTGATGTGTCTAGTTTTAAAGTTTAAGTTACTGGATTGGAGAATGGTTGAATTTTTGTACTGTTGAATTTTTTATCTGAAAAGATTTTCAATTTTATTCTTTTGTTTCAGATTATATGTACACTCCTATCATATGGGTTAGCTCAATCGCTTATTTTTCTGTTCTTTCTATATCAATTTCCAGTAACTATTTCAAATGAGTTTTTGCACACTGGCATCTCATATGAAAGAACAGAAACCATTTAAAATGTTTTGGCATTAGAAATTACTGGCTGGTAATATTCACCCACAGAAAACACATGTTTTCTTGTATATTTCGAATTTTGATGTATAATCTTGGCtcatttttcttatatttttttggGTTGCAACCACTGTTATTACTGGAAGCTCTTGAGTTCATTAAATCATTGCCCTAAGAGCTGATATGTATGGGTTATAAATGGGGATGGAAGTAAATAATATGTAGGATTTGGTATATTGATTTAAGCaaaatttatttattatcattAATTTAAAAGTtggtattttattaattaaaaaaaaatagtttatggaaactagaaacaaaatttatgttttttcaattgatttattaaatagacGAATTTATGATAATGGATAAGAATTAGGTAATAACACGTCTAAGTTTGAGGCATTAATTAGTGTTTTGAAATTAATAGGTCAGCATTAAGTTTGGAGTGCTagttaaaattagaaaaaaatcataTATGAAAGATCTAAAAGGAACTATTAATTAGAAAATAATAGTACATCttttttggaaactagaaacaaaatttatgttttttttaatggaTTTATGAAATGGAGGAATTTATGATAATGGATAAGAATTAGATAATAATATGTCTAAGTTTGAGGCATTAATTAGTGCTTTTGAAATTAATAATCATTAAGTTTGGAGTACTagttaaatttagaaaaaaatcatATATGAAAGATCTAAAAGGAATTAACATAAACAAGAAATCTATGTCTTGCTAATGTTATGGATCAAGGCTCTCTCCTAGatgcgtctattttggctccaaaatggcagtacatattgactaacacatgtgttagtcgtgcgttttacactgttgattttgcaataaatggctgcAATTGACTAACACGTTGCTATcatgttgtacgaaaggtctgttttggaacgAGAATAGCCGCGGCCCTCTCTCCTTGCTTAATAAAAACATAAAGAAGAAATCTTATTTAACCTCTATAAAAATCCAAAACATCAACATAAATTCCTAAACTATAATAATTTCTATTATACACTTAAATTTATATTGTTGCAAATAACATCAATAATCTTCTATGCCTTCTAttctattataaaaatataaaaaaaatgacatacctaatttatttttctaattttacaCTTAATTTAAagataaagaaaaaataatatgaTTTATTATAAATCATATTATTGTTGTGGAAATGTTTGTAATAATCTCCCCTTAACTAATCCATAAAAAAGATAtggttttttatgttttataataaaaGATAACATGTTAGGAAACTCTAATGCATTGGTAACTTTTAATATATATGTTTTCATATTTGAAAAGTAAAATAAACCACATgttattagattaattaattatttatatataaacaatttaattataataaaaaagaGGCTAATAATGTTATTaacataaattttttaaattaaataaaagtatATAATTTTAAGGATTATGAAATTTTGATTAGAATATATCTTATAAATTGATTCATTAATATGctttttattatataagtagggaaGGGTTTTGATATCAAGAGTACAAAGATAAAACAACAAAAGTTAGACCATAATAGTCTAGACTAGACCCAACTTAAACAACATTGCAAACAACCAACAAAAGCAAGGGAAAGGCACATAGGCCAATAGCTACATAACCATAATAATATCTATAAAGGATCTCGTGCCAAAAGTCAAGTAACTTCTACAAAAATGCTATTGGCTATTCTCCACACAAAACAACATCGCCATGGCATGATAAGACTCCATGATGTGGCGTGGCAAGCCCACATGGAAGAGGGGAAGAGGCATGGGGTGGTGGCGGTGAGAAGAAGACAAATTTTGCTATGGAGGGAAGTCGCGGCTAGTGGTATGTTTAAAATGGAGTTTCCGGCAGGGTCCTCGAACGAAGAGgtaattgtaatggtgaaaaaagggtgatgaggagatcaagtgaaaagctttactcccctcaaaaagAGGAATGAAAttttcacaaaggatcctcttcaacctctttcacacattacatttaaaagagggggttgaattcactagatccaatatcaatggaaagagattgaatgctaagtgaattgacaatgaatttggaaagtaaaagtaacccctcttttagaatggataagatgaattaagtgaattgagactagGTGTAAAGATGGCAAAAacatgattataacttgagatagaaatgcgggacaaagctgtgcacctggaattagcagtcaAATACCGAGACAAAGCTCCCTTGTAAATTTGACCAAAATTTGTtgggaccaagttgaaagtgtacttggtcctttgaaaaatccgtgcgttgaaaagggtttttccgtctctgaaaaatgaagcctaaacctgcaaatacagctacgcacctacaacctagacacagaaaagagaggaaatgttgttgggattgagggtttgccttcatgtcaaaccccagttttggaattaaccaaatgatgaaaagtacttgcaagtaaatgaaagtaaatgtctaaagtagaattcacctcaagagaggatgcaattgaaatgttgatagagttgtttgaaaggatatgtgaagttgaatgttgatagggatctcctcttcaatggttaaatctttgacttgaatgcaacacctagccttgaaaggagacttgagatgctcaatgcttgaaaggaatgcttgaatgcttgaatgcaattTCGCTTAGAATCGTAATTTCCACTTGTTGAACTTATTGACttctgcaaataggaggggaaaatgtgtcttatatacttgccaattagggtttgtaaccgaTTTTTTttcttaggccgacatagaaaaccttttctcgcttctcatttgacaagcccaatgcaggttttaagtggagggggcccaaaatagggcaagggcgcccttgtcctgccctaatTGAGGACAAGAAGTGGGAATAGGTAGTGCAAGATGCGaggaaatgcatgtttcaggaggtatgagcatgtcttgggtctccaatcaggcttagggattcgtttcaccaatgtgaagacccaaatgtggtcgaaaattgcaaggtcacaattttaagatgctacatttagcccccactttagcaggagtataagcgtacgccaatactactggtaaagtacaatGAAACAGGATTGAAAGACttcaccatgtcaaggagacaagatacaccaagcccccagtggactaaggatcttacgatttcgattgacaaagtaaaagggaagatcaaaagggaggaaccatgattgcaagtagtaaggttcccctcactatgagtcatgaaaaagaaaaaataccaaaaaattacaaagtaaggtcaagttcactaagtaactttaagtatcaagaaggaaaatatgagtggggtgtatgcccccacgttaaagtgattgcgcatgccttatcgggagtgttttctttaaggtaggatacacccaagagagagagagagggatcgcgttatcacaaggatttagcccccaatcgaggagtaaacccaaggataatgaacacaaaacacaaagcatgaggtagttttgttttcctcgaggtcagtatgttgtatgataactcatgtatatcatgtatatatatgcatagaatagtcgtcATTCCcgaaagaaaggaaactaccttggaagaaagggaacacaggtgtcttttgagtcaacatgaaagagaccaaaagagatctcaatgctttgcatcatcctcaagtagaaattTTTGGGGAAAATaaaagaacatggatacacatagaataatggtcacaaaagagcaagaaaagagagagcGGTAGAGGATCTACaatgctaatgtagctagtctagcatgacatccacctcttgatcttgctgatcactattttgggaagacaggaaacatgccagaggagcgacatcaagcataatagatggagctatcacaagatccaaacaaggactatgctcatgtgctaagacACTttatttgattctaggagctaggatttaGGCTTGAAAATTAtgtagataaatgtttgtccataTCAACGTATTCATTTTCATTATCAAAAGCactaggagttgtattgccatcatgaataacattttcacctatttcttcatcaagatttatggaaagaggagctctaacatgaatagaagtaaaaccatcacatatttttttgcaacttatgatttggagatttaggttcaacatccaacttaggagaaaatggaatcatgtcaactattggtgtttagggagattgaatagtttgagaaacaacttcatgagctctaacATGATGTTTTCGTCAATGatctctcacacaacgatttcgtctagtcttagcggaaggctgagaagaaggagaaatatttatgaaaggaggaatatttgttgaaggagaaatattctcatctttggtagttggaggtttaggttgaggtttcttaggttgaacaagaggagaggcaagtctcttctctctataagactctctataagagaaaggaggcgaaattgcaccatataaaggaggaatgctcggtgtaggaaggagaccaagtccatcatgaggaggaggtacaggtctaaccttaggagggatattattgttcttcttaggtgGGGGGAGATAGAAGGGGCCTCCCACCCAATGCAGGGTGGGTGGGAGGGCCCCTAAAATTCTATGGTAGGGTGGGGGGCTAAAGTTGGGGTGGGCATCTGTTCCATTGGTTCGATAAGGCAGTATAGCCACCTGGAAACAAACAAATCAATGAAATCCACTCCATAATAATATGGTAGAGGGGCCAGTTGATTGTTCACTCTATTCATTTCCCTCTGGTCGGTTCATTTGATTGTGTCTTTATATAAATGTATTAACAGACATCACCCACCCTAACTCTACTGACCATGGGGGCTTTTGAACACACCTTTCCCTCTCCCGGCCCTCaagggtgggtgggaggagatagtTGGGTGGGAATTGTAGTAAGCAAGCAAGAATATGGCGGCTAAGAAGCGGGCAGGACCAGAGGGAAGAGATCAGAAGAGTAGTAGGGAATGGAGACTCCACGTCTTTCATTCAACTCAAATCCCCACCCCCCGCCGGCCCCCATAAAGGACATAAAGGAAAGGGGGGAATAGCTATCTCTATCAGTTGGTCATTTGACATCTGCTTGATTCATTCCATCTCTTGGCCTCCTCTCGAAACTTTTACTATTCCCACCCACCCAATTAGAATCGATTATGAATCAGTGTCTCCCCACCAATGGCTCCAATAGTCCCGTCCCTCCCTCCATCACCTTGCCCTCAATCCTCCTATTTGTTCCTGGGGGCCCATTGGACCTATTGATCTCCGCTGGGGACTGTATAGACTTTGCTTGCTTCAATATTCCTATAGGAAGAAATTCAAGGAGAAGGGAAGGTGGGCTCAGCTGAAAGTTGTGAATACAAAAGTAATCTAAAGAGTTTCCTGCTCGCTTCCTTCGAGTATttaggcatagtttcatccataggaataggttgagaatCTTCCTTAGgatgaagattagttctatccattagaggaagaacttcatcttcaagaatgatgggactATCAAGTTTTGGAGTGtgaggttggcttaaggataatatcatatctttcttccatttctaataagattgaaagagagcatcacttctcggtggaagagattgaaattgttgaggccaaaagtaatcaataggaacacctaggcttcttttggttggtcgaaataagctatggttaacagttatgatttctccattgtggggaaatttcaaacacttatgaattggagaagcaatagccttcatggaagatagccaagggtaacctaacttcatacaaaattgttcagatgaaggaatgataacaaagttgacatctatagatttagtgtgaacctcaatagggagtgtggtagaaccaatggtaggacaagaaaatccatcaaataacttaatgaccaTATTAGTaccatcatagattggtttatgcaaacacaaagtgaaaagatactcctcagtgatgacattaaccatgtaagagggatcGATAAGCACACCATGACAAAGTTTGtc contains these protein-coding regions:
- the LOC131038646 gene encoding geraniol 8-hydroxylase, with the translated sequence MKSISSSPWILLWYCMVALPLLLLPFLVVVLLRYVRTKKALKLPPGPPGWPLVGNLLQLGKKPHESLMALAKAYGPFMTLHLGMKTAIVVSSPAMAKEILKNNDRIFAGRTVIQAVKCLSYDEHSMIWCQYGHRWDVIRKVFNTELMSSKRLESMKSVRREQVFRMIGLIFEERGKSVNIGQIVFLASINAFGNMMFSRNMFESECCASGGAGEFKDIIWRIMELGGTPNIADVFPFLEWLDPQGIKAKMTECFTKIFDLFDKLIDDRLKGRSGSNIGDKDFLDILLDLKSNDGEDKALFTILGIKSLFLDMFQAGPDEISTTVEWAMSEFLKNPHSLKQAQEEISRVVGYDKRVEESDTENLPYLQAVIKEVFRLHPTAPLLSNRAETSCEIAGFHIPKHAQTIINVWAIGRDPNVWSDPLQFNPSRFLDCDIDYKGHHFELLPFGAGRRMCPGLPLGNKMVKLILASLLQSFEWSLPHGQSIDMTEKFGLALQKAVPLKAFPTPRLSIDLY